DNA sequence from the Chitinivibrionales bacterium genome:
CCCCGCACCTTGTCGATTGACACCGCTTTCAGGCTTGCAACAATTAGGTCGGCCTGGCTGAGTTTATCTGCGGAAGCCGAATTGGTTACCGCAATGCAGCGGCATCCTGCTCGATGAGCGGCTTCGATCCCATTGGGCGCGTCTTCAATCACGACGCATTTTTGCGGTGGAACTGCTACCTTCTTTGCAGCTGTCACAAACAATTCCGGGTCCGGTTTTTTCCGGGAAACATCGCTTCCGGTGACATACACCAGTTTTTTATAGGGGATCCCGGCGGAATCAAGCACGGCCTGAGATTTTTCCCTTGTGCTGCTGGTTGCAATGGCTACTTTGAAATTATCGCTATCCAATGCGGCACTCATAAGCTCCACCACCCCGGGAAACGGGGGAAGTGGCTTTTCTTTGAGCATGGCGAGGAAATTTTCCTGACGGACTTGTGTGGATCGGGCAACC
Encoded proteins:
- a CDS encoding HAD-IA family hydrolase, which gives rise to VARSTQVRQENFLAMLKEKPLPPFPGVVELMSAALDSDNFKVAIATSSTREKSQAVLDSAGIPYKKLVYVTGSDVSRKKPDPELFVTAAKKVAVPPQKCVVIEDAPNGIEAAHRAGCRCIAVTNSASADKLSQADLIVASLKAVSIDKVRGLISGR